The following are encoded in a window of Deltaproteobacteria bacterium genomic DNA:
- a CDS encoding trehalose-6-phosphate synthase, producing MAPQVPGVETYLHPVTSYKHPQRFTGDEVRFSLRFIVPLLLALATIAYAVVPLVDRLTLRWSVRDMDMRSNLVANAIHDSIRDSLSAGSIDKTLNLFNKITLDERLYALGYCNASGGPPIATATFPGEIGCVNLDRFADPSQKLLQSQKGPLHVAVVGIEMDGLKVGNLVLVHDMSFVQRRSEETKRYVFYFFIGLGVIVSLITVAIAELSWRGWVRGVRALLRGEGLLRPSVADPPSAAPEATAPELAPIESDLRTIIRDMESEFRARDESQITWSPDALRAILRNDLRGEDVLVVSNREPYLHIRRDGRIVVSRPASGLVTALEPVVRACSGTWIAHGSGSADRETVDSFGRIAVPPGKPSYSLRRVWLTEEEEAGHYFGFSNEGLWPLCHIAHVRPVFRANDLKQYTEVNRKFADAVFEESKTADPIVLVQDYHFALLPRMIREKMPDATVITFWHIPWPNPETFAICPWKEELLDGLLGSSILGFHTRFHCNNFLDTVDRTLEARVNRETFEVVYGGKPTAVKRYPISIEWPPGEELTGKPVAECRTDVRIHNGLPPDQFLGIGVDRLDYTKGIVERFLAIERLLEMEPRWIGRFSFIQIAAPSRSRIEEYREFDVRVRALAEKINRRFSKGGTPPIVLKVEHHEPPAVYEHYRAAEVCCVSSLHDGMNLVAKEFLASRDDDRGVLILSRFTGASRELPEALLVNPYDIDQCAAAFHLALTMPATEQRDRMRIMRGLISEFNVYRWAGRMLLDAAGMRKRGRLRESIN from the coding sequence ATGGCGCCTCAGGTGCCGGGGGTTGAAACGTACTTGCACCCCGTGACGTCATACAAACATCCGCAGCGCTTCACAGGAGATGAAGTGCGTTTTTCCCTGCGTTTTATTGTTCCACTGTTGCTTGCCCTCGCGACAATCGCTTATGCGGTCGTGCCGCTGGTGGACCGGCTGACGCTGCGCTGGTCCGTGCGCGACATGGACATGAGGTCGAACCTGGTGGCCAACGCCATCCACGATTCGATCCGGGATTCGCTGAGCGCGGGGTCGATAGACAAGACGCTCAATCTATTCAACAAGATCACATTGGACGAACGTTTATATGCGCTGGGGTACTGCAATGCATCGGGCGGCCCGCCGATCGCCACTGCGACGTTTCCCGGCGAGATAGGCTGCGTTAATCTCGACAGGTTCGCCGATCCTTCGCAAAAACTTCTCCAGAGCCAAAAAGGCCCGCTGCACGTGGCGGTCGTAGGAATCGAGATGGATGGCTTGAAGGTCGGCAATCTTGTCCTGGTCCACGACATGAGCTTCGTGCAGCGCCGCAGCGAGGAGACCAAGAGGTATGTGTTCTACTTTTTCATCGGACTCGGCGTGATCGTGTCGCTTATCACGGTGGCGATCGCGGAGCTTAGTTGGCGCGGATGGGTGAGAGGTGTCCGCGCCCTGCTGCGGGGAGAGGGGTTGCTGCGGCCGTCCGTTGCCGATCCTCCGTCGGCGGCGCCGGAAGCGACGGCCCCCGAGCTGGCACCTATCGAAAGCGATCTGCGTACGATCATACGCGACATGGAATCCGAGTTCCGCGCCCGCGACGAAAGCCAGATCACCTGGTCCCCGGATGCGTTGCGTGCCATCCTTCGAAACGATCTTCGCGGAGAGGATGTCCTCGTCGTATCCAACCGGGAGCCGTACCTACATATACGCCGCGACGGACGCATCGTGGTGTCGCGTCCGGCAAGCGGACTTGTTACCGCCCTCGAACCGGTAGTACGCGCCTGCTCGGGGACGTGGATCGCCCACGGCAGCGGATCGGCCGACCGCGAGACGGTGGACTCCTTCGGCCGCATCGCGGTTCCCCCGGGAAAACCGTCCTACAGCCTCCGCCGCGTATGGCTGACGGAAGAGGAGGAGGCGGGCCATTATTTCGGCTTCTCCAACGAAGGGCTGTGGCCTTTGTGCCACATTGCGCATGTCCGCCCGGTATTCCGCGCCAACGACCTGAAACAGTATACCGAGGTGAACAGAAAATTCGCGGACGCAGTCTTCGAGGAAAGCAAGACAGCCGACCCGATCGTCCTTGTACAGGATTATCATTTCGCCCTTCTCCCCCGCATGATACGGGAGAAGATGCCGGACGCCACAGTCATCACCTTCTGGCACATACCCTGGCCGAACCCGGAAACGTTCGCGATCTGCCCCTGGAAGGAGGAACTGCTCGACGGACTGCTCGGAAGCAGCATTCTCGGTTTCCACACCAGGTTCCATTGCAACAACTTCCTCGACACCGTGGACCGTACGCTGGAAGCCCGCGTAAACCGTGAAACGTTCGAGGTCGTCTACGGCGGCAAGCCCACCGCCGTCAAGCGGTACCCGATCTCGATCGAATGGCCCCCGGGCGAGGAACTGACCGGAAAGCCGGTCGCGGAGTGCCGCACCGACGTTCGCATCCACAACGGTCTGCCGCCGGACCAATTCCTCGGCATCGGCGTGGACAGGCTCGACTACACCAAGGGGATCGTCGAGCGGTTTCTCGCGATCGAGCGGCTGCTCGAGATGGAGCCGCGCTGGATCGGGCGGTTCAGCTTCATCCAGATCGCGGCGCCCAGCCGTTCGAGGATCGAGGAGTACCGGGAATTCGATGTGCGCGTCCGCGCGTTGGCGGAAAAGATCAACAGGCGCTTCTCGAAGGGAGGCACGCCGCCCATCGTCCTGAAGGTGGAGCACCACGAGCCGCCCGCCGTCTACGAGCACTACCGGGCGGCGGAAGTGTGCTGCGTGAGCAGCCTTCACGACGGCATGAACCTGGTGGCGAAGGAGTTCCTGGCTTCCCGCGACGACGACCGGGGCGTGCTGATACTCAGCCGGTTTACGGGGGCGTCGCGTGAACTGCCGGAGGCGCTGCTGGTCAACCCTTACGATATCGATCAGTGCGCTGCGGCGTTCCATCTCGCGCTTACGATGCCCGCCACCGAGCAGCGCGACCGAATGCGCATCATGCGGGGGTTGATCAGCGAATTCAACGTCTACCGCTGGGCGGGCCGCATGCTATTGGATGCCGCCGGTATGCGCAAACGGGGCAGGCTGCGGGAGTCTATCAATTGA
- a CDS encoding chloride channel protein yields MNGKSLLSRLRIEELFRDFTDRFRSLFFSGVERLRIGDQTFHILLASAIGVASALATGAFLYMVRFAETFFFGRLFPAMGSRGFLVFLLPALGGLLIAPLIHFFPSEAEGTGIPHTMESVAIRGGVMRLRAVALRTIAAVLTIGSGGSAGRFAPSAVLGAAVGSGVGRFLRVSGERMRSLVGCGAAAAIAAVFNAPIGGVFFALEVILGDFSAQMFAPIVVSSVAATAVSRAFIGNLLFLDGVPHIVFAGAPQIGLCLVLGAACGAAAILFIRGLESAEGKFSSSGIPRWLRAAVGGGLTGLIAVEFPQVLGTDLATLGTAVSGNLPWLLAIWIAFLKMTATSLSLGSGGSGGIVGPSLFIGGMIGASAGGVLSSWLPAIAGSAGGYVLVGMAAFLAPVIGAPLTAILILFEITGDYSVILPLLAAVISSMLVAGRFSRFSLYTLKLHRRGIDLSGGRESGVLKNLPVREAMRPEAHTIASTATFAELSRRFLEDPVDYLYTTGESGELTGVVSFTDIRPYIKEEGLSSLVLVRDIATPNPVAVTPDETVHDALVKFGYRNVAQLPVVADPHSRKLIGVLRRKEILEVYRKRIVSGERY; encoded by the coding sequence ATGAACGGGAAATCCCTCTTATCCCGGCTGCGCATCGAGGAGCTGTTCCGGGATTTCACGGACCGTTTCAGGTCGCTTTTCTTCTCGGGCGTCGAAAGACTCCGAATCGGGGACCAGACATTCCACATACTTCTTGCTTCCGCGATCGGGGTCGCCTCCGCCCTGGCGACGGGGGCCTTCCTGTACATGGTCCGTTTCGCCGAAACATTCTTCTTCGGACGGTTGTTTCCCGCCATGGGCTCGCGTGGTTTCCTGGTCTTCCTCCTCCCGGCCCTGGGCGGTCTTCTGATAGCTCCCTTGATCCACTTCTTCCCGTCGGAAGCCGAAGGAACCGGCATACCGCATACGATGGAATCGGTGGCGATCCGGGGCGGCGTGATGCGACTGCGCGCGGTGGCGCTTAGAACCATCGCAGCCGTGCTGACGATCGGATCCGGAGGGTCAGCGGGGCGTTTCGCTCCCAGCGCCGTTCTCGGAGCCGCCGTCGGATCAGGAGTCGGAAGATTCCTCCGGGTTTCGGGGGAGCGGATGAGAAGCCTCGTGGGGTGCGGAGCGGCGGCGGCCATTGCTGCAGTGTTCAATGCCCCGATCGGGGGGGTCTTCTTCGCTCTCGAGGTTATCCTCGGGGACTTCTCCGCGCAGATGTTCGCCCCGATCGTAGTCTCGTCCGTGGCCGCCACCGCAGTCTCGCGCGCCTTCATCGGAAACCTCCTGTTCCTGGACGGCGTACCGCACATTGTGTTCGCAGGCGCGCCCCAGATCGGGCTCTGCCTGGTCCTGGGCGCGGCCTGCGGCGCAGCCGCGATACTGTTCATACGGGGACTCGAGTCGGCGGAAGGGAAGTTCTCCTCTTCCGGCATCCCGCGCTGGCTGCGGGCGGCGGTCGGCGGGGGATTGACGGGTCTAATAGCGGTCGAATTCCCCCAGGTGCTGGGCACGGATCTCGCCACGCTGGGCACGGCGGTCAGCGGAAACCTGCCTTGGCTGCTCGCGATCTGGATCGCTTTCCTGAAAATGACCGCGACCTCGTTATCCCTCGGGTCGGGCGGTTCGGGCGGCATCGTCGGCCCCTCTCTCTTCATCGGCGGGATGATCGGGGCGTCCGCCGGCGGCGTTCTTTCCTCCTGGCTTCCGGCGATCGCGGGGAGCGCGGGTGGATACGTCCTTGTGGGGATGGCCGCGTTTCTCGCTCCGGTGATCGGAGCCCCGCTTACCGCCATTCTCATTCTGTTCGAGATCACCGGGGACTATTCGGTCATCCTCCCCCTTTTGGCGGCGGTCATATCGTCGATGCTCGTCGCCGGGCGATTCTCCCGCTTCTCCCTCTATACCCTCAAGCTTCACCGCAGAGGGATCGACCTTTCGGGGGGTAGGGAATCGGGCGTGCTGAAAAATTTGCCCGTCCGGGAGGCGATGCGGCCGGAAGCCCATACCATAGCCTCGACCGCGACGTTTGCGGAACTGTCCCGACGCTTTCTGGAAGATCCGGTGGACTATCTTTACACGACCGGAGAATCCGGGGAATTGACCGGCGTAGTCTCATTCACGGACATACGGCCTTACATCAAGGAGGAGGGGCTTTCCTCCCTCGTCCTGGTCCGGGATATAGCGACTCCGAACCCGGTGGCGGTCACCCCCGATGAAACCGTCCATGATGCGCTGGTGAAGTTCGGTTACAGGAACGTGGCGCAACTGCCGGTCGTCGCCGATCCGCACTCGCGGAAACTGATCGGCGTTCTTCGCCGCAAGGAGATCCTCGAGGTGTACCGGAAAAGAATCGTCTCCGGGGAGCGGTATTAA